Proteins encoded together in one Myxocyprinus asiaticus isolate MX2 ecotype Aquarium Trade chromosome 21, UBuf_Myxa_2, whole genome shotgun sequence window:
- the nt5c1ba gene encoding 5'-nucleotidase, cytosolic IB a, which translates to MSEPKDNERGQSNSDNSEGKDLVAAKDLYDFAKTTRKPRPPKPSKAVTIAVSSRTLFNMVKERKVFEEEGLERYVAYQQEMEDQPFTPGASFPFVKALINVNARLIELYPDSEELFDIVLMTNNHAQVGVRLINSINHYDLNIERFCMTGGESPIGYLKAYMTNLYLSKDSKKVQEAIEEGIAAATMFTCDSENELSDTQLRVAFDGDAVLFSDESEIIVKEHGLDTFFKHEQEFENKPLAKGPLKCFLEALGKLQRKFYAKNQRINCPIRTYLVTARSAASAGARVLKTLRSWGLEVDEALFLAGAPKGPLLQKIRPHIFFDDQMFHIEGAQELGTIAAHVPYGIGQKYNKGKCIETNNAEK; encoded by the exons atgaGCGAACCTAAAGACAATGAGAGAGGACAGTCCAACTCCGACAACAGTGAGGGAAAAGACTTGGTAGCTGCCAAAGATTTATATGACTTTGCGAAAACAACCAGAAAACCCCGTCCG CCTAAACCCAGCAAAGCTGTAACGATTGCGGTGTCCTCGCGTACACTGTTTAACATGGTTAAAGAGAGGAAGGTGTTTGAAGAGGAGGGGCTGGAAAGGTACGTTGCGTACCAGCAGGAGATGGAGGATCAGCCTTTCACCCCAGGGGCCTCGTTTCCTTTCGTTAAG GCACTGATTAATGTAAATGCTCGTTTGATAGAACTGTACCCAGACAGTGAAGAGCTATTTGATATTGTACTGATGACTAATAATCACGCCCAGGTCGGAGTTCGTCTCATCAACAGCATTAATCACTATG ATCTAAATATTGAGAGATTTTGTATGACTGGTGGGGAAAGCCCGATTGGTTACCTAAAGGCATACATGACCAACCTTTACCTGTCCAAAGATTCAAAGAAGGTACAAGAAGCTATTgaagaag GAATAGCAGCTGCCACAATGTTCACCTGTGACAGTGAGAATGAGCTCAGTGACACCCAGTTACGTGTAGCCTTCGACGGAGATGCTGTTCTGTTTTCCGACGAGTCAGAAATAATTGTTAAAGAACATGGATTGGACACCTTTTTTAAGCATGAGCAAGAATTTGAGAACAAGCCTCTTGCTAAG GGCCCCCTGAAATGCTTCTTGGAAGCACTTGGTAAACTCCAGCGCAAGTTCTATGCAAAAAACCAGCGTATCAACTGCCCTATTCGCACGTACCTGGTTACAGCACGAAGTGCTGCCAGCGCTGGGGCACGTGTCCTAAAGACCTTACGAAGCTGGGGACTGGAGGTAGACGAGGCCCTTTTTCTGGCTGGGGCTCCTAAGGGGCCTCTCCTACAGAAGATCAGGCCTCACATCTTCTTCGACGATCAGATGTTTCATATTGAGGGAGCCCAGGAGCTGGGGACCATCGCTGCCCATGTGCCTTATGGAATTGGACAGAAGTACAATAAGGGGAAATGCATAGAAACAAATAATGCAGAAAAATAA